One segment of Mycolicibacterium baixiangningiae DNA contains the following:
- the rplE gene encoding 50S ribosomal protein L5: MTTAEKTLPRLKQRYREEIRGSLQEQFGYANVMQIPGVVKVVVNMGVGDAARDAKLINGAVNDLALITGQKPEIRRARKSIAQFKLREGMPIGARVTLRGDRMWEFLDRLVAIALPRIRDFRGLNPKQFDGTGNYTFGLTEQSMFHEIDVDSIDRPRGMDITVVTSATTDDEGRALLRALGFPFKEN; this comes from the coding sequence ATGACTACCGCAGAGAAGACCCTCCCGCGCCTGAAGCAGCGCTACCGCGAAGAGATCCGCGGCTCGCTGCAAGAGCAGTTCGGCTACGCCAACGTGATGCAGATCCCGGGCGTCGTGAAGGTCGTCGTGAACATGGGTGTCGGCGACGCCGCCCGCGACGCGAAGCTGATCAACGGCGCCGTCAACGATCTCGCGCTGATCACCGGTCAGAAGCCGGAGATCCGTCGGGCCCGCAAGTCCATCGCCCAGTTCAAGCTGCGCGAGGGCATGCCCATCGGCGCCCGCGTGACCCTGCGCGGGGACCGCATGTGGGAGTTCCTGGACCGCCTCGTCGCCATCGCGCTCCCGCGTATCCGTGACTTCCGCGGCCTGAACCCCAAGCAGTTCGACGGCACCGGCAACTACACCTTCGGCCTCACCGAGCAGTCGATGTTCCACGAGATCGACGTGGACAGCATCGACCGCCCGCGCGGCATGGACATCACCGTCGTCACCTCGGCGACAACCGACGACGAGGGACGGGCGCTGTTGCGGGCGCTGGGTTTCCCCTTCAAGGAGAACTGA
- a CDS encoding amidase: MITVRAAGRSIRSGDLSPTELLECSIARMRHVDPEVRAFVAFDEERVRHEAGQLTREAAAGEFRGPLHGIPVAVKDVIDVAGMPTRGGSRASDPTNAAIDAPAVRRLRAAGALILGKTATHEFAHGVVTPPTRNPWNLEHIPGGSSGGSAAAVASGQCLAALGSDTGGSIRVPSALCGVSGLRPARGDIPVDGLIPFSPRLDTCGPIARDAADLALLFEVLSGRGLALRESVRGLRIGVVASADTGGLGDGVDDLLARAAAVLGDAGAAVTPAAVPPFGAWSAPRAVYVLADFLDIHRAAGWYPQRSELYSDEVAGYLRQAERITQAQRAAAAAELERLEQRLLAGMAGLNAIVLPTTPVPAPLVDDCRHDPSAPGRAGVIETLMRLCGPFSWCGFAAATVPCGTVENGLPVGLQIAGRDVATVLSVAAAYQQLTEHHARRPPAMASE; this comes from the coding sequence GTGATCACTGTCAGGGCCGCGGGACGCTCGATCAGGAGCGGCGATCTCAGCCCGACGGAACTGCTGGAGTGCTCGATCGCGCGAATGCGGCACGTGGATCCGGAAGTGCGGGCCTTCGTGGCCTTCGACGAGGAGCGGGTCCGCCACGAGGCCGGGCAGCTCACCCGGGAGGCGGCCGCAGGTGAGTTCCGGGGGCCGCTGCACGGCATTCCGGTGGCGGTCAAAGATGTCATCGACGTCGCCGGGATGCCCACCCGCGGCGGGTCGCGGGCTAGTGACCCCACCAACGCGGCGATCGACGCCCCGGCGGTCCGCCGTCTGCGGGCGGCGGGAGCACTCATCCTCGGCAAGACCGCCACTCACGAGTTCGCGCACGGTGTGGTGACCCCGCCGACGCGCAATCCATGGAATCTCGAACACATTCCGGGCGGCTCGAGCGGCGGTTCCGCGGCCGCCGTCGCCTCCGGGCAGTGCCTCGCCGCGCTCGGCTCCGACACCGGCGGGTCGATCCGGGTGCCGTCGGCGTTGTGCGGTGTCTCGGGGCTGCGACCGGCCCGCGGGGACATTCCGGTGGACGGGCTGATCCCGTTCTCCCCGCGGTTGGACACCTGCGGCCCAATCGCGCGGGACGCGGCGGATCTTGCACTCCTGTTCGAGGTGTTGTCCGGGCGGGGGTTGGCGCTGCGTGAATCGGTGCGAGGTCTGCGTATCGGCGTGGTGGCATCCGCTGATACCGGGGGATTGGGTGACGGCGTCGACGACCTCCTGGCGCGGGCGGCCGCTGTGCTTGGCGACGCCGGCGCAGCAGTGACGCCGGCGGCGGTGCCGCCGTTCGGCGCGTGGAGCGCACCGCGGGCGGTCTACGTGCTCGCCGACTTCCTCGACATCCACCGAGCGGCCGGGTGGTATCCCCAGCGCAGCGAGCTGTACAGCGACGAGGTGGCGGGCTACCTGAGGCAGGCCGAGCGGATCACTCAGGCGCAGCGGGCCGCGGCCGCCGCGGAACTCGAGCGGCTGGAACAGCGCCTGTTGGCCGGCATGGCGGGCCTCAACGCGATCGTGCTGCCGACGACACCGGTGCCTGCGCCCCTGGTCGACGACTGCCGACACGATCCGAGCGCCCCCGGCCGCGCAGGCGTGATCGAGACGCTGATGCGGCTGTGCGGACCGTTCAGCTGGTGTGGATTCGCGGCCGCCACGGTGCCGTGTGGCACCGTGGAGAACGGTCTCCCTGTCGGTCTGCAGATCGCCGGCCGTGACGTCGCGACAGTGCTCAGCGTCGCGGCCGCCTACCAGCAGCTCACCGAGCACCATGCGCGCCGACCGCCGGCGATGGCCTCGGAGTAG
- the rplF gene encoding 50S ribosomal protein L6, whose amino-acid sequence MSRIGKQPVPVPAGVDVTIEGQNVSVKGPKGTLSLAVAEPIAVARDDAGDIVVTRPNDERRNRSLHGLSRTLVANLVEGVTQGYTTKMEIYGVGYRVALKGSNLEFALGFSHPVVIEPPEGITFAVETPTKFSITGIDKQKVGQISAIVRRLRRPDPYKGKGVRYEGEQIRRKVGKTGK is encoded by the coding sequence ATGTCGCGTATTGGTAAGCAGCCGGTTCCGGTTCCCGCCGGAGTCGATGTCACGATCGAAGGCCAGAACGTATCGGTGAAGGGGCCCAAGGGGACCCTGTCGCTGGCCGTCGCCGAACCGATCGCAGTGGCACGTGATGACGCAGGCGACATCGTGGTGACCCGGCCCAACGACGAGCGGCGCAACCGTTCGTTGCACGGCCTGTCGCGCACCCTGGTGGCCAACCTGGTCGAGGGTGTCACGCAGGGCTACACCACGAAGATGGAGATTTACGGCGTCGGTTACCGCGTCGCGCTCAAGGGATCGAACCTCGAGTTCGCCCTGGGCTTCAGCCATCCCGTGGTCATCGAGCCGCCGGAGGGCATCACCTTCGCGGTCGAGACGCCCACCAAATTCTCGATCACGGGTATCGACAAGCAGAAAGTCGGCCAGATCTCGGCGATTGTCCGCCGCCTGCGCCGCCCCGATCCTTACAAGGGCAAGGGCGTGCGGTACGAGGGTGAGCAGATCCGCCGCAAGGTCGGAAAGACAGGTAAGTAG
- the rplR gene encoding 50S ribosomal protein L18 yields the protein MATAEATKQHKPVGANISQTRRRDRIRRHARLRKKVAGTDARPRLVVHRSSRHIHVQLVDDLTGTTLAAASSIEGDVRAVDGDKKAHSVRVGQLIAERAKAAGIDEVVFDRGGYTYGGRIAALADAAREGGLKF from the coding sequence ATGGCTACAGCTGAAGCAACCAAGCAGCACAAGCCGGTCGGGGCGAACATCTCGCAGACTCGCCGGCGGGACCGCATCCGCCGTCACGCGCGGCTGCGCAAGAAGGTCGCCGGTACCGATGCACGGCCGCGTCTGGTCGTGCACCGCTCCTCGCGGCACATCCACGTACAGTTGGTGGACGACCTCACCGGCACGACGCTGGCCGCCGCCTCCTCGATCGAGGGTGACGTGCGGGCGGTCGACGGTGACAAGAAGGCGCACAGCGTGCGGGTCGGTCAACTGATCGCCGAGCGCGCGAAGGCAGCCGGTATCGACGAGGTGGTGTTCGACCGTGGTGGCTACACCTACGGCGGTCGTATCGCCGCGCTGGCCGACGCCGCGCGTGAAGGCGGGCTGAAGTTCTGA
- the rplX gene encoding 50S ribosomal protein L24 has protein sequence MKVHKGDTVLVVSGKDKGAKGKVIQAYPTRNKILVEGVNRIKKHTAQSANERGASSGGIVTQEAPIHVSNVMVVDSDGNPTRIGYRVDDETGKKVRVSKRNGKDI, from the coding sequence ATGAAGGTCCACAAGGGCGACACCGTTCTGGTGGTCTCCGGTAAGGACAAGGGCGCCAAGGGCAAGGTCATCCAGGCCTACCCCACGCGCAACAAGATCCTCGTCGAAGGCGTCAACCGCATCAAGAAGCACACCGCGCAGTCCGCCAACGAGCGCGGCGCATCGTCGGGCGGCATCGTCACGCAGGAGGCGCCGATCCACGTCTCGAACGTGATGGTCGTCGACTCGGACGGCAACCCCACCCGCATCGGCTACCGCGTCGACGACGAGACCGGCAAGAAGGTGCGCGTCTCCAAGCGCAACGGCAAGGACATCTGA
- the rplO gene encoding 50S ribosomal protein L15 yields the protein MTQPIKLHDLRPAPGSKTAKTRLGRGEGSKGKTSGRGTKGTGARKNVPAGFEGGQMPIHMRLPKLKGFRNRFRTEYAVINVGDLGRLFPNGGDIGLDELVASGAVRKNTLVKVLGDGKLTSAVNVSAHKFSGSAREKITAAGGSATELS from the coding sequence ATGACACAACCGATCAAACTCCACGACCTGCGCCCCGCGCCAGGGTCCAAGACCGCGAAGACGCGTCTCGGCCGCGGTGAGGGCTCGAAGGGTAAGACCTCGGGCCGTGGCACCAAGGGCACCGGGGCCCGCAAGAACGTCCCCGCGGGCTTCGAGGGCGGCCAGATGCCGATCCACATGCGGCTTCCGAAGCTCAAGGGCTTCCGTAACCGCTTCCGCACCGAGTACGCCGTCATCAACGTCGGCGACCTCGGCCGGCTGTTCCCGAACGGTGGTGACATCGGGCTCGACGAGCTGGTGGCATCGGGTGCCGTTCGCAAGAACACGCTGGTGAAGGTGCTCGGCGACGGCAAGCTGACCTCCGCGGTCAACGTCTCCGCGCACAAGTTCAGCGGTAGCGCCCGCGAAAAGATCACGGCGGCAGGCGGTTCGGCCACCGAGCTGTCCTGA
- a CDS encoding permease, protein MQLAAAHWVYLAGVVSLIGFMVARKSVVVPAIIATFATTVVYTGDIADAIGSVFSATAVATTEFLNIFLVMAAVMAMVGVMKTVGAEQLMVAPIARLMTNSVVSYFVLFGVTYVLSMVLWPTPALALIAPFLLPAAMRAGLSPLAAAMAVAIAGQGMALASDYVIGVAPGLSASGAGVPADLIANRALILSWVVGAVAVTITFLLYVRGGAVQRIRRLIPYPRAAVAHTVSSARVEDIPVAVGSALVTKRRNASGNGANGTGANGNGVNGNGAGDFGDPVTGAVADGLRPRMFAVIVPIAFGALVLFMILGKLTDWAPAVDSGSGAALVGGLALIITLALALATSGKDGIEHVGKHFVDGLVFAFRAMGAVIPVAGFVLIGISDFAGRIMLLPEDQEAPSFLFDLILSGERFIPDNPVLIMFAMLIIGMLIGLDGSGWTGLPFTGGLAEALSHSSGPETTATFAAIAQNAAGWTGGGTLIIWSSLIAVAGFTGVPVTTLARRLFLPVVAGLLLSVVVAAVIW, encoded by the coding sequence ATGCAACTCGCCGCGGCGCACTGGGTGTATCTGGCGGGCGTGGTCTCACTGATCGGCTTCATGGTTGCGCGCAAGAGCGTGGTGGTGCCCGCGATCATCGCGACGTTCGCCACCACCGTCGTCTACACCGGTGACATCGCCGACGCAATCGGCAGCGTGTTCAGCGCGACCGCGGTCGCGACCACCGAATTCCTCAACATCTTTCTCGTCATGGCCGCCGTGATGGCGATGGTGGGGGTGATGAAAACCGTTGGCGCCGAACAGTTGATGGTCGCGCCGATTGCGCGGCTCATGACCAACAGTGTGGTGTCGTACTTCGTGCTGTTCGGTGTGACCTATGTGTTGTCGATGGTGCTGTGGCCGACGCCTGCGCTCGCCCTGATCGCTCCGTTCCTGTTGCCTGCGGCGATGCGGGCCGGGCTGTCACCGCTGGCCGCCGCGATGGCGGTCGCGATCGCGGGGCAGGGCATGGCGCTCGCCTCCGACTACGTGATCGGCGTGGCGCCGGGTCTGTCCGCGAGCGGGGCGGGTGTGCCTGCGGATCTCATCGCCAACCGCGCTCTGATCTTGAGCTGGGTGGTGGGGGCAGTGGCCGTCACCATCACGTTCCTGCTCTACGTGCGGGGTGGGGCGGTGCAGCGGATTCGGCGCCTGATCCCGTACCCGCGGGCCGCTGTCGCACACACCGTGTCGAGCGCGCGGGTGGAAGACATCCCCGTCGCCGTGGGGTCGGCGCTGGTGACGAAGCGGCGCAACGCATCCGGCAACGGCGCGAACGGCACCGGCGCGAACGGCAACGGCGTAAACGGCAACGGCGCAGGTGATTTCGGCGACCCCGTCACCGGTGCGGTCGCCGACGGGCTGCGGCCGCGCATGTTCGCGGTGATCGTGCCGATCGCCTTCGGCGCCCTGGTGTTGTTCATGATCCTTGGCAAGCTGACGGATTGGGCTCCCGCGGTCGACAGCGGCAGCGGTGCTGCGCTGGTGGGCGGGCTGGCGTTGATCATCACGCTCGCGCTGGCTCTGGCCACGTCCGGTAAGGACGGCATCGAGCACGTCGGCAAGCACTTCGTCGACGGACTGGTCTTCGCCTTCCGGGCCATGGGCGCGGTGATTCCCGTGGCCGGCTTCGTCCTGATCGGCATCTCCGACTTCGCCGGCCGCATCATGCTGCTGCCCGAGGATCAGGAGGCGCCGTCGTTCCTGTTCGACCTCATCCTCAGCGGTGAACGCTTCATTCCCGACAACCCCGTGCTGATCATGTTCGCGATGCTGATCATCGGCATGCTGATCGGGTTGGACGGCTCCGGCTGGACCGGCCTTCCGTTCACCGGTGGACTGGCCGAGGCGCTTTCGCACTCCTCCGGCCCGGAAACCACCGCGACGTTCGCGGCCATCGCTCAGAACGCCGCGGGCTGGACCGGCGGCGGCACGCTGATCATCTGGTCGTCGCTCATCGCCGTCGCCGGGTTCACCGGTGTTCCCGTCACCACTCTGGCGCGCCGACTGTTCCTGCCGGTGGTCGCAGGTCTGCTGCTCAGTGTCGTTGTGGCGGCGGTGATCTGGTGA
- a CDS encoding type Z 30S ribosomal protein S14 has translation MAKKALVNKANKKPKFKVRGYTRCQRCGRPHAVFRKFGLCRICLREMAHAGELPGVQKSSW, from the coding sequence ATGGCAAAGAAAGCACTGGTCAACAAGGCCAACAAGAAGCCGAAGTTCAAGGTGCGGGGCTACACCCGCTGCCAGCGCTGCGGTCGTCCGCACGCTGTCTTCCGCAAGTTCGGCCTGTGCCGGATCTGCCTGCGCGAGATGGCCCACGCCGGCGAACTGCCCGGTGTGCAGAAGTCCAGCTGGTAA
- a CDS encoding SDR family oxidoreductase translates to MKTVLITGCSSGYGLATAQRFHREGWNVIATMRTPRDEVLAPGERLTVLPLDVTDPASISEAVASSGPIDVLVNNAGIGAVGAFEAMPMSLVRELFETNTFGVMAMTQAVVPQMRERRSGVVVNVTSSVTLAAMPLTAVYTASKMAIEGFTASLALELDFFGVRAKLVEPGYGPSTRFAANGSQRMDGVVPESYAAFAEPVFAAFSSPGAVTEPSDVADVVFRAAGDTSGRLRFPAGADAVALAASA, encoded by the coding sequence ATGAAAACAGTACTCATCACCGGTTGCTCCTCAGGCTACGGACTCGCGACCGCGCAGCGGTTCCACCGCGAGGGCTGGAACGTCATCGCCACCATGCGCACACCTCGCGACGAGGTGTTGGCGCCGGGGGAGCGGCTGACCGTGCTGCCGCTCGACGTGACGGACCCGGCCAGCATCTCCGAGGCGGTGGCGTCGAGCGGACCCATCGATGTGCTCGTCAACAACGCAGGCATCGGGGCCGTCGGCGCATTCGAGGCGATGCCCATGTCCTTGGTGCGGGAGTTGTTCGAAACCAACACCTTCGGGGTGATGGCCATGACCCAGGCCGTCGTACCGCAGATGCGCGAACGGCGATCGGGAGTAGTGGTGAACGTGACGTCCAGCGTGACGCTGGCGGCGATGCCGCTCACGGCCGTCTACACCGCGAGCAAAATGGCCATCGAGGGGTTCACCGCGTCGCTTGCGCTGGAGCTCGACTTCTTCGGCGTGCGAGCGAAACTGGTCGAGCCGGGTTACGGTCCGTCGACGCGGTTCGCGGCCAACGGAAGTCAGCGTATGGACGGCGTGGTCCCCGAGTCCTATGCGGCGTTCGCGGAGCCGGTCTTCGCCGCCTTCAGCTCGCCGGGTGCGGTGACCGAGCCTTCCGATGTCGCGGATGTCGTGTTTCGTGCCGCTGGTGACACGTCGGGGCGCCTGAGGTTTCCGGCCGGGGCGGATGCGGTGGCGTTGGCTGCTTCCGCCTAA
- the rpmD gene encoding 50S ribosomal protein L30, with protein MAELKITQIRGTIGARWNQRESLRTLGLRKIRQSVVREDNAQTRGLIKAVHHLVVVEEV; from the coding sequence ATGGCTGAACTGAAGATCACCCAGATCCGTGGCACCATCGGTGCGCGCTGGAATCAGCGGGAAAGCCTGCGCACACTCGGCTTGCGGAAGATCCGCCAGTCGGTGGTCCGTGAGGACAACGCGCAGACCCGCGGCCTCATCAAGGCCGTGCATCACCTCGTCGTCGTAGAGGAGGTCTGA
- the rpsH gene encoding 30S ribosomal protein S8, which translates to MTMTDPIADFLTRLRNANSAYHDEVTLPHSKIKANIAEILKSEGYISDFHTEDARVGKSLVVQLKYGPSRERSIAGLRRVSKPGLRVYAKSTNLPRVLGGLGVAIISTSSGLLTDRQAARSGVGGEVLAYVW; encoded by the coding sequence ATGACCATGACGGACCCGATCGCAGACTTCTTGACACGTCTGCGCAACGCCAACTCGGCGTATCACGACGAAGTGACGCTGCCACACAGCAAGATCAAGGCGAACATCGCCGAGATCCTCAAGTCGGAGGGCTACATCTCCGATTTCCACACCGAGGACGCCCGCGTGGGCAAGTCCCTGGTGGTCCAGCTCAAGTACGGCCCGAGCCGTGAGCGCAGCATCGCCGGCCTGCGACGGGTGTCCAAGCCCGGTCTGCGGGTCTACGCGAAGTCGACCAATCTGCCCCGCGTGCTCGGTGGCCTGGGCGTGGCGATCATCTCCACGTCGTCCGGCCTGCTCACCGACCGTCAGGCAGCACGATCCGGCGTGGGCGGCGAAGTCCTCGCCTACGTGTGGTGA
- a CDS encoding RidA family protein → MSTEAPAPQGDYVPAVLHAGVVYTAGMTPRRDGRLVLTGAVGGQLSLEQGRSAAALAAANAIAAAWSVVPSGAGLRCLQMTVYIVAATGFTDLSAVADGASAAIARTLAPSALPARAAIGVATLPSGAPVEVALIAAVTDPVHGA, encoded by the coding sequence GTGTCGACTGAGGCGCCCGCACCGCAGGGCGACTACGTTCCGGCAGTGCTGCACGCGGGCGTGGTCTACACCGCGGGGATGACGCCGCGTCGCGACGGTCGGCTGGTTCTCACCGGCGCCGTGGGCGGGCAGTTGTCATTGGAGCAGGGGAGGTCCGCGGCCGCCCTCGCCGCAGCCAACGCGATTGCGGCCGCGTGGTCGGTGGTGCCGTCCGGTGCTGGATTGCGGTGCCTGCAGATGACCGTATACATCGTCGCAGCAACAGGTTTCACAGACCTGTCCGCTGTCGCCGACGGCGCATCCGCGGCGATAGCACGCACGCTCGCTCCGTCGGCGCTACCTGCGCGAGCCGCAATCGGGGTGGCGACTCTGCCGTCCGGGGCACCGGTGGAGGTGGCACTGATCGCGGCCGTCACCGACCCCGTGCACGGTGCCTAA
- the rplN gene encoding 50S ribosomal protein L14, which yields MIQQESRLKVADNTGAKEILCIRVLGGSGRRYAGIGDVIVATVKEAIPGANVKRGDVVKAVIVRTVKERRRADGSYIRFDENAAVIIKNDNDPRGTRIFGPVGRELREKRFMKIVSLAPEVL from the coding sequence GTGATTCAGCAGGAATCGCGGTTGAAGGTCGCCGACAACACGGGCGCCAAGGAGATCTTGTGCATCCGTGTGCTCGGTGGCTCAGGCCGGCGATACGCCGGCATCGGTGACGTCATCGTGGCCACCGTCAAGGAAGCCATCCCCGGCGCCAACGTCAAACGTGGCGACGTCGTCAAGGCCGTCATCGTGCGCACCGTCAAGGAACGCCGTCGCGCCGACGGCAGCTACATCCGGTTCGACGAGAACGCCGCCGTGATCATCAAGAACGACAACGATCCGCGTGGCACCCGCATCTTCGGCCCCGTGGGCCGCGAGCTGCGTGAGAAGCGCTTCATGAAGATCGTCTCGCTCGCCCCGGAGGTGTTGTAG
- the rpsE gene encoding 30S ribosomal protein S5: MMAEQATGAAPATSDGRGGRGDRDGRGRRDDRGGRGGRDGGDKSNYLERVVSINRVSKVVKGGRRFSFTALVIVGDGNGMVGVGYGKAKEVPAAIAKGVEEARKGFFRVPLIGGTIVHPVQGEAAAGVVMLRPASPGTGVIAGGAARAVLECAGVHDILAKSLGSDNAINVVHATVAALKMIQRPEEVAARRGLALEDVAPPRMLRARREADALAASSAREGSA; encoded by the coding sequence ATGATGGCCGAGCAGGCAACTGGTGCCGCGCCGGCGACATCCGACGGCCGCGGCGGACGGGGTGACCGTGATGGTCGCGGACGCCGCGACGACCGTGGCGGCCGTGGCGGCCGTGACGGTGGCGACAAGAGCAATTACCTGGAGCGCGTCGTCTCGATCAACCGCGTCTCCAAGGTGGTCAAGGGCGGCCGTCGCTTCAGCTTCACCGCCCTGGTGATCGTCGGCGACGGCAACGGCATGGTCGGTGTCGGATACGGCAAGGCCAAGGAAGTTCCGGCCGCCATCGCCAAGGGTGTCGAGGAGGCTCGTAAGGGCTTCTTCCGCGTACCGCTCATCGGCGGGACGATCGTCCACCCGGTGCAGGGTGAGGCCGCCGCGGGCGTCGTCATGCTGCGTCCGGCGAGCCCCGGTACCGGTGTGATCGCCGGTGGTGCGGCTCGCGCGGTGCTGGAATGCGCCGGCGTGCACGACATCCTCGCCAAATCGCTGGGCAGCGACAACGCGATCAACGTGGTGCATGCCACCGTTGCCGCGCTGAAGATGATCCAGCGTCCGGAAGAGGTTGCGGCCCGTCGTGGCCTGGCCCTCGAGGACGTCGCACCGCCCCGCATGCTCAGGGCCCGTCGTGAGGCTGACGCGCTCGCCGCGTCCTCGGCACGTGAAGGGTCGGCGTAA